The Fibrobacter sp. genome includes a region encoding these proteins:
- a CDS encoding bifunctional alpha,alpha-trehalose-phosphate synthase (UDP-forming)/trehalose-phosphatase: MQRIILVSNRLPVTVEKKKGELHFRNSTGGLATGLDSFHQNRRCLWIGWPGLNRENISISEEQILSTRLMENRCVPVNLSRNDMEKFYYGFSNKTIWPLFHYFPQHTLFHADFWDSYVHVNNLYAQVVMANAEKGDMIWIHDYQLMLLPAILREKMPDADIGFFLHIPFPSLELFRLLPWRNEILEGLLGADLIGFHTYDYIRHFLNSVRRLLGHENTFSTIEYRNRFIKVDVFPMGIDYTHYSTVGTRQEVLREERLIRRKTGNCSLIIAIDRLDYTKGIIQRLDAFDLFLSKNPRMREKVILILVAVPSRSSVESYRQLKNHVDEKIGSINGRHGTIGWTPVMNLYRSIPFATLAALYYTCEIALITPLRDGMNLVAKEYVATKQQGKDGVLILSEMAGAAREMGEAIIVNPNNKEEIANALVTALEMSREEKLSRITSMQKRLARYDVRRWANDFIGKLEQVRLLREKLQSKRLTGNDCEKILSEYRNASRALFLLDYDGTLVPFAGKPEKAIPDDILIKLLESINAGKGNTVALVSGRDRGSLDRWFSNSGLVLCAEHGVWIKKPSEEWTLTVPQQNTWKNELRPILELFVDRTPGSLLEEKEYSLAFHYRNADPELASIRVRELMDALIQQVSNLNLGVLEGNRVIEIKNAGVNKGAAAMEIIGKDSWDFILAAGDDITDENMFSSLPEEACSIKVGMGPSRASFNVESTAEMRRLLSMFLVSDAQNKTAEN; the protein is encoded by the coding sequence ATGCAAAGGATAATCCTGGTTTCTAACCGTTTGCCTGTAACGGTTGAAAAGAAAAAAGGTGAGCTTCATTTTCGCAACAGTACTGGAGGACTCGCCACCGGACTGGATTCTTTTCACCAGAACAGGAGATGTTTATGGATAGGCTGGCCTGGCCTTAACAGAGAGAATATAAGCATTTCAGAAGAACAGATACTTTCAACCAGATTGATGGAAAACAGGTGTGTACCTGTTAATCTTAGTCGTAATGATATGGAAAAATTCTATTATGGGTTTTCCAATAAGACTATATGGCCTCTTTTCCACTATTTCCCCCAACACACCCTGTTTCATGCCGATTTCTGGGATTCATATGTACATGTAAACAATCTCTATGCGCAGGTCGTTATGGCAAATGCTGAAAAAGGTGACATGATCTGGATTCATGATTATCAATTGATGCTTCTGCCGGCAATACTCAGAGAAAAAATGCCTGATGCCGATATTGGTTTTTTTCTGCACATACCCTTTCCATCCCTGGAATTATTCCGGCTCCTGCCATGGCGTAATGAGATTCTGGAAGGACTGCTGGGAGCGGATCTGATCGGTTTCCACACCTATGATTATATACGCCACTTTCTTAACAGTGTGAGAAGACTTCTGGGGCATGAGAATACATTCAGTACCATTGAATACCGTAACAGGTTTATAAAGGTTGATGTCTTCCCGATGGGAATTGACTATACGCATTATTCAACTGTAGGCACACGGCAGGAAGTGCTGAGGGAAGAGAGGTTGATAAGAAGAAAAACCGGCAATTGTTCTCTTATAATTGCTATTGATAGATTAGATTACACAAAAGGAATAATCCAGCGTCTGGATGCTTTTGATCTGTTCCTCAGTAAAAATCCCAGAATGAGGGAGAAAGTGATCCTTATTCTTGTTGCTGTTCCATCAAGGTCATCCGTTGAGTCCTACAGACAATTGAAGAATCATGTGGATGAGAAAATTGGATCTATTAATGGTCGCCATGGGACTATAGGATGGACTCCAGTGATGAATCTATACAGATCGATTCCCTTTGCTACACTCGCGGCGCTTTACTACACATGCGAAATTGCACTGATTACCCCGCTGCGTGATGGAATGAATCTTGTGGCAAAAGAGTATGTTGCCACTAAACAACAGGGGAAAGATGGTGTGCTTATCTTGAGTGAAATGGCAGGTGCCGCAAGGGAGATGGGTGAAGCGATTATTGTAAATCCGAATAACAAAGAAGAAATAGCGAATGCACTTGTAACGGCGTTGGAGATGAGCAGAGAGGAAAAGTTAAGCAGGATTACCAGTATGCAAAAACGGCTCGCACGCTATGATGTCAGGCGGTGGGCTAATGATTTTATAGGTAAACTTGAACAGGTCCGGTTGCTAAGGGAAAAACTGCAAAGTAAAAGGCTTACGGGTAACGACTGTGAGAAGATCCTTTCAGAATACAGGAACGCCTCACGTGCTCTTTTCCTTCTTGATTATGATGGGACACTTGTGCCCTTTGCCGGTAAACCGGAAAAAGCAATACCGGATGATATCCTGATAAAATTGCTTGAAAGCATAAATGCAGGCAAAGGAAACACAGTAGCTCTTGTCAGCGGAAGAGACAGAGGGTCACTTGACCGCTGGTTTTCAAACAGTGGTCTTGTACTGTGTGCTGAGCATGGCGTGTGGATAAAGAAACCATCAGAGGAATGGACTTTAACAGTACCTCAGCAGAATACATGGAAAAATGAATTGCGGCCTATTCTTGAGCTTTTCGTTGACAGGACACCAGGGTCACTTCTGGAGGAGAAGGAGTATTCTCTTGCTTTCCACTACAGAAATGCTGATCCGGAACTTGCCTCTATCAGGGTAAGGGAGTTGATGGATGCTCTGATTCAACAGGTTTCCAATCTCAATCTTGGTGTTTTGGAAGGGAACCGTGTAATTGAGATCAAGAATGCGGGTGTAAACAAAGGTGCTGCTGCCATGGAAATTATAGGTAAAGACAGTTGGGATTTTATCCTTGCTGCCGGCGATGATATTACAGACGAGAATATGTTTTCAAGTCTTCCTGAGGAAGCCTGTTCAATAAAAGTAGGCATGGGCCCATCAAGAGCAAGCTTCAATGTGGAATCGACAGCCGAGATGAGGCGTTTACTGAGCATGTTCCTTGTATCCGATGCACAGAACAAGACTGCAGAAAATTGA